CATGGAGATAATATATGGGGTGATTTAAAAAGACACAATAATAAGACCACCACTCTGCCCTTCCGCATGAAGTGCTGACCGTACAACTCCGTACGCATACCCTCgtttgtaatttattttgccattcgttttttttcccctttttacattttaatcgCTTCTTTAACTTCTCACTGTTTCGTCTTTCCCGCTATGCGTTTGTTATGTATCCCTTtaaagttatattttaaaaaaaaagaagaagggggcACATCCCACAAAACGGCAATAACGCCTCATCTCATAGGCAAAAATCGCACACAGGCAGAACTCGCTAAATGCTGCGCATGCAGGGTGCACCTCATAACACACCCGATTTGGTGACCAGGACTCGTTTGACGGGAGCCCCCGAATCGGTGCCCACCGCTTCAATCTGAACCAACTTGTCTAACCCATCAATTACTTCCCCAAAGACAACGTGCCTTCCGTCCAGCCAAGGGGTcggaataaataaaataaaaaactgaCTTCCATTGGTATTCTTCCCTGCATTCGCCATGGACAGCATTCCCCGCTTAGTATGCTTTAACGTGAAATTTTCGTCCGGGAATTTCTCTCCATAAATGCTCAAACCACCCATTCCGTTGAAGTGCGTTATGTCGCCACCTTGTGCCATAAAATTCGGAATTATGCGATGAAAAATCGAATTCGTGTAGTTGAGCATTTTGCCATTCACTACTGTTCCTTTGCATATGCTGACGAAGTTTTCCACCGTCTTGGGGGCCACTTTTCCGTACAGCCCGAACGTTATCCTCCCGATCGGCTTGTTATTTATGCTTACGTCGAAGTAGGTctgcgcaaaaaggaaaggaaaggaaaagaaaaaaaatataaacgagTGAGCCAAAAGAGCAGtggttagcaaaaaaaaaaaaatatgaacgggTCAGCCAAAAGAGCAGtggttagcaaaaaaaaaaaaatatgaacgtgTCAGCCAAAAAAGCAGCGGTTAGCTAAAAATTGTGCAGGTAGGCTAAACAGTAcagttgttaaaaaaaaatatatgaaccgttcaggcaaaagcGAAAAGCGCAGTgtgtggcaaaaaaatacgaacGAGTCAACCAGAAGTGCGGTTGTCCAAAGGGCCCATTATGCTCCCACAGCATCACCTCCCCCGATCAAGTGTACCCAAACGGTAAAGGATAACGCCATTGAAGGGAAGCGTGCCACTATTATCACCCCCCCACTTTGCTCTTACCTTGTGAGTGATTTCATGGTTCTCCGCCTTAATGCAACTCCTTTGCAGCAAAACGAATATGGCCAAAACGGTCGCGAACTAACAAAGGGAGGTAAAAAGCGCATTTTGAGGTAAACACAAGTAGGCACAAATGAGTACGCActctttgctcatttttacTCTTCTTTTTGGCTTACcagtttgttcattttggagGATGCTTGTTTTTACTTTATGTGAAGAAATGACTATATGGCCATATTACTAGGTAACTGGCTGATGGCTGACTCGCTGTATGGTAACTACTTACGATGCATGGATATTTTACTAAAGCTAATTCTCCCAATTTatcaaaaaggcaaaaaaaaaaaatttcaaccTCTTGCATTacgtgtatattttttttttaccttttttaaggGGCACACATGTGCGCTTCCTCACATTGCGCAATTTTAGAAAGCCTTGTTCACGCCACGAACCGGTGAAGGGGCAAATGCTGCGAATGGCGGTTCACTTCTAAGGTGGCTCATACATTGGGGGGTACGctaacaaaatatatgtgctatgtgtgccacttttttttttttttttttttttctttcagaGGGGTACACCTCTTCATCGCGTTTTAAGTGACACATTTGAAGCTCCCCTTCGAAGATCAAATTTAGCCCCAAATGTAAACCCCCCCATTTAGGCATTCCATTTGTTGTTCATGCTACGGTTTGAAGTTACGAAAACGGTTCAAACGTGTGCGTCcctgtgtgcatgtacaCGTATGCAAAGTGCCGCACCGTTCGCTACGCTTCTTCTGGGCGCGCTGttgcaagggggggaagaacaaaaggaaGGAGTTCACTTCTTAGTGGTGTGGTATGTATCCTACTCGCCAACGGGGGAGGAAGTCCTCCATGAGGAACAACATTGTgaagaattttaaaagaaaaaaaaaagttgcttaaagaggaaaatgtaatttttgaaaaaaaaaaaaaaaaaaaaaaaaaacttatatgcacacatacgTCCAACCGTGCAGGTGCCAACACGTACGATCGAGGAACACCAATTCGGGAGAAGCAACATCGCTAATTGAAAATGCTGGGTGGTGGGCTGCCTTCCCGTTTAACCTCTTTTCTCTTTCGGAGTGAGAACTTCCGACACTTAAAAGGTGGCAACCACTTCAAACTGCGCATGGGAAACACGTCTTGCTCGTTAAAGGGGGTTTTCTGTGCCGAGTGAATTTACACGTTGACTGCTCACCCTGTTCGCTTTACCCCCGCGGAAGATCCCCCGCAGCTTCCGCTTCAACCTCTCCTTGAACAACCACACCTTGTTGTACCCCCTGGAGCTCTCCACGTCACAGGGCGTTCTTTCTTCAGATGCAAAGGACTTTTGCAAAGCGGTGGCCAATTTAAAGTCTTCCTGTTCGATTAACCTTAACTGTTCTCGAAGGTTTTTATTTAGCTGAAGCTCCAACTGCATAGCCAACTCTGCGTCTGTTCTCACTTGGTCTGTCATCATCTCATGGTACAGCTGCTCCTCCTTATGTAAGGCTTGCGCAAGATGGCAATTTTCCACACTTGTCTGTCTCTCTTCTTGTAGTGTATCTTGCAGGAGTAGCGGCGAGGTCATCGTGGAGAGGCTTCTTTCACTTGGTATGTCTACCAGTTTGCCTTTCACTTCTGCGCCATGTTCCCCATTGGGGAGTTCCCCTCCGCTGGGTATGTTGGTGCCCTCTGCtgttgcttcttcaccctgGGGGGTGCACACTGGAGGGGTCCCCTCGCCAACTCGGTTCGGCTCATCCCTCTCATCAGCGCTTGTTTCGCAATCTTCTGAGAATTGGTTCCGTTCCTTTGGCTCCTCGTTTTTTGTTGGCTCCTTTCGCTCCTTTCGCCCCTTTATCATTTCTGTGGAGGGCGCAGTTCCTTCATTGTTTGGTTCCCCCGCGCaggtaaaatttttcatgGTGAAAACTGTTCGCCCTGGGCTACCTCTCGCCGGTGTGCACGTGACCCATATGTCCGTTCCGCGCGTTGGAGGGGCTGCCTCTAAGGGGATAAACTTTCACGGCGTGTGTGTGAATTGCACAAATGGAGGCGGAGAACTCGGCGTAAATTCCACTTAAAAGTGTTCGAAACAAAATGAGCTGTGCCCAACCCAGTAAGGTGTGTTAAACAAATGCGAGCCCCGATTGGTTAGTCCCTTGGGTGTTTCCCAAGTGGGGATAccactttaattttttttgcaagaaAATGCTTCGCCATGGCGAACTTGGgcctttcctcttttctgCAGTGTCACCTGAGtaacttcttttctttttcaagtGTTTCACTCCAGTGTGTGCCCTTTCTGTTTCATGCCATTTCGTTcgctcgttcgttcgttcgcttattttttttttttttttttttggtctgGGGGGCGGGCCGCTTATCGCTCAACCGCCACATTTGTGTCGCTCCCACTCGCCCCCTTTCACCCCTTC
The DNA window shown above is from Plasmodium vivax chromosome 9, whole genome shotgun sequence and carries:
- a CDS encoding cyclophilin, putative (encoded by transcript PVX_091425A), with amino-acid sequence MNKLFATVLAIFVLLQRSCIKAENHEITHKTYFDVSINNKPIGRITFGLYGKVAPKTVENFVSICKGTVVNGKMLNYTNSIFHRIIPNFMAQGGDITHFNGMGGLSIYGEKFPDENFTLKHTKRGMLSMANAGKNTNGSQFFILFIPTPWLDGRHVVFGEVIDGLDKLVQIEAVGTDSGAPVKRVLVTKSGVL